From Amycolatopsis sp. YIM 10, the proteins below share one genomic window:
- a CDS encoding ABC transporter substrate-binding protein, whose product MAVRALVAVLSAGALLATAACGGSAPSGAAGAAAGRDEGPVKIGALHPVSGAFAVDGQQMRRGAELAVEQLNRNGGVAGRPVELITGDTQGKAEIGQSEAQRLIAEGAAGLVGTYQSAVSTNVAVVAERNKVPFVMDVTASDAIFTHGYRYSFRVQPGSTAIASAAAKYLKEVSARTGKEVRKVAFLHEQTDFGRGAAEGFTAAAAKLGIEVGPDISYDATTVSDLTAQLTQVKAAGADVLAVAGYYSDSLLVSRALASVKPDLDAVWGVSNGAYDQPKFVTDAGPGAELYFNTNYHYDATKPETVALREEYQRRYGAPMRTGAVLAYDAVQVIAQAVDRSGSTDPERVRDTISAQEVEPLTVGNGPISFDGKGDNRNAVPVLTQVQGGAIKQVYPPEIAESEPDYTVMWR is encoded by the coding sequence ATGGCGGTACGGGCACTGGTGGCCGTCCTGAGCGCGGGCGCGCTGCTGGCCACCGCGGCCTGCGGTGGCTCGGCGCCATCGGGCGCGGCGGGCGCGGCGGCCGGCCGGGACGAGGGGCCGGTGAAGATCGGCGCACTGCACCCGGTCAGCGGCGCCTTCGCGGTCGACGGCCAGCAGATGCGCCGTGGTGCGGAACTGGCGGTCGAGCAGCTCAACCGGAACGGCGGCGTCGCCGGGCGCCCGGTCGAGCTGATCACCGGTGACACGCAGGGCAAGGCCGAGATCGGCCAGAGCGAGGCGCAGCGGCTGATCGCCGAGGGCGCGGCCGGGCTGGTCGGCACCTACCAGAGCGCGGTGAGCACCAACGTGGCCGTGGTGGCCGAGCGCAACAAGGTGCCGTTCGTGATGGACGTGACCGCGTCGGACGCGATCTTCACCCACGGCTACCGCTACTCGTTCCGCGTGCAGCCGGGCAGCACCGCGATCGCCAGTGCCGCGGCCAAGTACCTCAAGGAGGTTTCGGCGCGCACCGGCAAGGAAGTTCGCAAGGTGGCCTTCCTGCACGAGCAGACCGACTTCGGCCGCGGCGCCGCCGAGGGATTCACCGCGGCGGCGGCGAAACTGGGCATCGAAGTCGGGCCGGACATCAGCTACGACGCCACCACCGTCTCCGATCTGACCGCGCAGCTCACGCAGGTCAAGGCAGCCGGCGCGGACGTGCTCGCGGTGGCGGGTTACTACTCGGACAGTCTGCTCGTCTCCCGCGCGCTGGCTTCGGTGAAGCCGGATCTCGACGCGGTGTGGGGCGTCTCCAACGGCGCGTACGACCAGCCGAAGTTCGTCACCGACGCGGGTCCGGGCGCCGAGCTGTACTTCAACACGAACTACCACTACGACGCGACCAAACCGGAAACCGTCGCGCTGCGCGAGGAATACCAGCGCCGCTACGGCGCTCCGATGCGCACCGGCGCGGTGCTCGCCTACGACGCGGTGCAGGTGATCGCGCAGGCGGTGGACCGTTCCGGCAGCACCGATCCGGAGCGCGTGCGCGACACCATCAGCGCACAGGAGGTCGAGCCGCTGACCGTGGGCAACGGCCCCATCTCCTTCGACGGCAAGGGCGACAACCGCAACGCCGTCCCGGTGCTCACCCAGGTGCAGGGCGGAGCCATCAAACAGGTCTACCCGCCGGAGATCGCCGAATCCGAACCCGACTACACCGTGATGTGGCGGTAA
- a CDS encoding CoA ester lyase — protein MIARSWLYVPGDRPDRMAKALAGEADAVVLDLEDAVAPESKTEARQHVLATLADNAAYVRINAPGTDAGEEDIRALAASPGALAGVRVPKSEDPGELRRVADRLGVGVFPILESALGVENAFALATAHSLVAGISLGEADLAADLRVASGPALAWPRSRVVVAARAAGLPSPVQSVWTAVRDLGGLRADTVAGRRAGFFGRSVIHPAQLPVVHEVCAPDEEEVAWARSVVDNDQAAWIDHKGQFVDKAVLERARWLLSIADQYVKKGPQS, from the coding sequence GTGATCGCCCGCAGTTGGCTGTACGTGCCCGGCGACCGGCCGGACCGGATGGCCAAGGCGCTGGCGGGCGAAGCCGACGCGGTGGTCCTCGATCTGGAGGACGCGGTCGCGCCGGAGTCGAAAACCGAAGCCCGGCAGCATGTCTTGGCCACTCTCGCGGACAACGCGGCCTACGTCCGGATCAACGCGCCCGGCACCGATGCCGGGGAGGAAGACATCCGCGCGCTGGCGGCGTCCCCCGGCGCGCTGGCCGGGGTGCGGGTGCCCAAGAGCGAGGACCCCGGCGAGCTGCGACGGGTCGCCGACCGGCTCGGCGTCGGAGTCTTCCCCATCCTGGAATCGGCGCTGGGCGTGGAAAACGCGTTCGCACTGGCCACCGCGCACTCGCTGGTGGCCGGGATTTCGCTCGGGGAAGCGGATCTGGCGGCCGATCTGCGTGTCGCGAGTGGACCGGCGCTGGCGTGGCCGCGTTCGCGTGTGGTGGTCGCCGCGCGGGCCGCCGGGCTGCCGAGTCCGGTGCAGAGCGTGTGGACCGCGGTGCGCGACCTCGGTGGGCTGCGCGCGGACACCGTCGCCGGGCGGCGGGCCGGGTTCTTCGGCCGCTCGGTGATCCATCCCGCCCAACTGCCGGTGGTGCACGAGGTGTGCGCGCCGGACGAGGAGGAGGTCGCCTGGGCGCGTTCGGTCGTGGACAACGACCAGGCGGCCTGGATCGACCACAAAGGACAGTTTGTCGACAAGGCGGTTCTCGAGCGCGCGCGGTGGCTGCTCTCGATCGCGGACCAGTACGTCAAGAAAGGCCCCCAGTCATGA
- a CDS encoding CaiB/BaiF CoA-transferase family protein gives MTGALSGIRVLDTATLFAGPLAATVLADFGAEVIKIEHPNGDPVRSHGAQRDGVGLWWKMLGRGKEAITLYLGSPEGQEVFRRLVADADVVIENFRPGTLERWGLGYDELREINPGLVLARVTGFGQVGPYAKRPGFGTLAEAMSGFAAITGEPDGPPTLPPFGLADGIAALTTAFAVLTALRARERTGEGQVVDLAIIEPILTLLGPQLIAYDQLGELQERTGNRSANNAPRNTYRTRDGRWVAISTSAQSIAERVMRLVGRPELIDEPWFASGRERARHADELDEAVGSWIAQRDRDEVIKVFEAAQAAVAPIYNAADIMADPQFQALGTIATLDDEELGPVKMQNVLFRLSRTPGGIRSTGAPLGAHTEQVLARYGITGKQLDSLREKGVIR, from the coding sequence ATGACCGGCGCTTTGTCCGGAATCCGGGTGCTCGACACGGCCACGCTGTTCGCCGGTCCGCTCGCCGCGACAGTGCTGGCCGACTTCGGCGCCGAGGTGATCAAGATCGAGCACCCGAACGGTGATCCGGTACGCAGCCACGGCGCGCAGCGCGACGGTGTCGGCCTGTGGTGGAAGATGCTCGGCCGCGGCAAGGAGGCCATCACCCTGTACCTCGGTTCGCCCGAGGGGCAGGAGGTCTTCCGGCGCCTGGTGGCCGACGCGGACGTGGTGATCGAGAACTTCCGCCCCGGCACGCTGGAGCGCTGGGGCCTGGGTTACGACGAGCTGCGCGAGATCAATCCCGGGCTGGTGCTGGCCCGCGTCACCGGGTTCGGGCAGGTCGGCCCGTACGCCAAGCGACCGGGGTTCGGCACGCTGGCCGAGGCGATGAGCGGGTTCGCCGCGATCACCGGCGAACCGGACGGGCCGCCGACACTGCCGCCGTTCGGCCTCGCCGACGGCATCGCGGCGCTGACCACCGCGTTCGCCGTGCTGACCGCGTTGCGCGCGCGGGAGCGGACCGGCGAAGGGCAGGTGGTCGACCTGGCCATCATCGAGCCCATCCTCACCCTGCTCGGGCCGCAGCTGATCGCCTACGACCAGCTCGGCGAACTGCAGGAACGCACCGGCAACCGGTCGGCGAACAACGCGCCGCGCAACACCTACCGCACCCGCGACGGGCGCTGGGTGGCGATTTCCACCAGCGCGCAGTCCATCGCGGAACGCGTGATGCGCCTGGTCGGCAGGCCCGAGCTGATCGACGAACCGTGGTTCGCCTCCGGTCGTGAACGCGCGCGGCACGCCGACGAACTCGACGAGGCCGTGGGTTCGTGGATCGCCCAGCGCGACCGCGACGAGGTGATCAAGGTCTTCGAAGCGGCGCAGGCGGCCGTCGCGCCGATCTACAACGCCGCCGACATCATGGCCGACCCGCAGTTCCAGGCCCTTGGCACGATCGCCACGCTGGACGACGAAGAACTCGGCCCGGTGAAGATGCAGAACGTGCTGTTCCGGCTTTCCCGGACGCCGGGCGGCATCCGGTCCACCGGCGCTCCGCTCGGCGCGCACACCGAGCAGGTACTGGCACGTTACGGCATCACCGGCAAGCAGCTGGATTCGTTGCGGGAGAAGGGCGTCATCCGGTGA
- a CDS encoding cyclase family protein, giving the protein MTRTQDPLLEAVIGGVRLIELGQPFFTGMPCSPNHPGFRMTLIRRHGDMERPDGGSAANEIIVTGGHVGTHIDALSHVSHCGELHGGVDAAEAQKGGVFSTHGAENLPGLLRRGVLLDVAAVHGVPTLPGGYGVTADDLEAAAELAGAEPGPGDVALIRTGWARNFDDTPAYLGKQTGVPGATVDAGQWLAARQVVATGADTTAYEQIPAAAGHAVLPVHRVLLVESGIFIMEHLNLEEIAASGIREFTFLLAPLRITGGTGSPIRPLAAVSA; this is encoded by the coding sequence ATGACACGCACCCAGGATCCGCTGCTCGAAGCCGTCATCGGCGGCGTGCGGCTGATCGAGCTCGGCCAGCCGTTCTTCACCGGCATGCCGTGCTCGCCGAACCACCCCGGTTTCCGGATGACGCTGATCCGGCGGCACGGGGACATGGAACGGCCCGACGGCGGCTCGGCCGCCAACGAGATCATCGTGACCGGTGGGCACGTCGGTACGCACATCGACGCGCTGTCGCACGTGAGCCACTGCGGTGAGCTGCACGGCGGGGTGGACGCCGCCGAGGCGCAGAAGGGCGGTGTGTTCTCCACCCACGGCGCGGAGAACCTGCCCGGCCTGCTGCGGCGCGGGGTGCTGCTCGACGTGGCGGCGGTGCACGGGGTGCCGACCCTGCCCGGTGGTTACGGCGTCACCGCCGACGACCTCGAGGCCGCCGCGGAACTCGCCGGTGCCGAACCCGGACCCGGTGACGTGGCACTGATCCGCACCGGCTGGGCCCGCAACTTCGACGACACCCCGGCCTATCTCGGCAAGCAGACCGGTGTCCCGGGCGCCACGGTGGATGCCGGGCAGTGGCTGGCCGCGCGGCAGGTGGTCGCGACCGGGGCCGACACCACCGCCTACGAGCAGATCCCGGCCGCTGCCGGGCACGCCGTGCTGCCGGTGCACCGGGTGCTGCTGGTCGAGTCGGGCATCTTCATCATGGAACACCTGAACCTGGAGGAGATCGCCGCCTCGGGCATCCGCGAGTTCACCTTCCTGCTGGCGCCGCTGCGGATCACCGGCGGCACCGGCTCCCCGATCCGCCCGCTCGCGGCGGTGAGCGCATGA
- a CDS encoding MmgE/PrpD family protein has protein sequence MTLVQQLASFADSVRQKGLPAELRADAARRVLDVLGNSLAATAEPPATAVGALVREWGGEGRATAIGAGRLPEPSAALLNGTLAHSLDFDDTHLPSVLHPSASVVPAALATAETRGATGAQLLDAIGVGVEITVRIGMAGYDEELGNSVFFERGLHATAICGALGGAAASAMLSDVDVADAIGIASSMGAGLLEANRTGGTVKRVHCGWAAHSAVTAAGLARTGITGPPTVLEGRFGFLQAFCGDQTNPAAITDGLGEHWELPGIFFKPYPCNHFTHAGIDAARRIAARGVDPAEIDRIELGAPTAVLRTIGEPREAKIAPESGYHAAFSGPYTVAAGLLGGGGLGVFHEDFTDEAAADPARLALAAKVTCVPDSRCDEIFPHQFPAVLRVRLRDGTQLEERVDANRGGTGNPLSTEELATKFRLNATRTVDATRADRIAELTLSLPELTDLRVLTGELG, from the coding sequence ATGACTCTCGTGCAGCAGCTGGCTTCCTTCGCGGATTCGGTCCGCCAGAAGGGACTCCCGGCCGAACTGCGGGCCGACGCCGCGCGCCGCGTGCTCGACGTGCTCGGCAACAGCCTGGCCGCCACCGCCGAACCCCCGGCCACCGCGGTCGGCGCGCTCGTCCGCGAATGGGGTGGCGAAGGCCGTGCCACCGCGATCGGCGCGGGGCGGCTGCCGGAACCGAGCGCCGCCCTGCTCAACGGCACCCTCGCGCACTCGCTCGACTTCGACGACACGCACCTGCCCTCGGTGCTGCACCCGTCGGCTTCGGTGGTGCCCGCCGCCCTGGCTACCGCCGAAACGCGCGGCGCCACCGGCGCGCAGTTGCTGGACGCGATCGGGGTCGGCGTCGAGATCACCGTGCGGATCGGCATGGCGGGCTACGACGAGGAACTGGGCAACTCGGTCTTCTTCGAACGCGGCCTGCACGCCACCGCGATCTGCGGTGCGCTCGGCGGTGCCGCGGCCTCGGCCATGCTGTCCGATGTGGACGTCGCCGACGCGATCGGCATCGCGTCCAGCATGGGCGCCGGGCTGCTGGAGGCGAACCGCACCGGCGGCACGGTCAAGCGCGTGCACTGCGGCTGGGCCGCGCACTCGGCGGTCACCGCCGCCGGGCTCGCGCGCACCGGCATCACCGGCCCGCCGACCGTCCTGGAAGGACGCTTCGGCTTCCTGCAGGCTTTCTGTGGTGACCAGACCAATCCCGCCGCGATCACCGACGGCCTCGGCGAGCACTGGGAACTCCCCGGCATCTTCTTCAAGCCCTACCCCTGCAACCACTTCACCCACGCCGGCATCGACGCGGCCCGCCGCATCGCCGCCCGCGGCGTCGACCCGGCGGAGATCGACCGGATCGAACTGGGCGCCCCCACCGCTGTGCTCCGCACCATCGGCGAGCCCCGCGAGGCGAAGATCGCCCCGGAATCCGGTTACCACGCGGCCTTTTCCGGCCCCTACACGGTGGCCGCCGGCCTGCTCGGCGGTGGCGGCCTCGGCGTGTTCCACGAGGACTTCACCGACGAAGCCGCCGCCGATCCCGCCCGCCTCGCGCTCGCTGCCAAGGTCACCTGCGTCCCGGACTCACGCTGCGACGAGATCTTCCCGCACCAGTTCCCCGCCGTCCTGCGTGTCCGGCTCCGCGATGGCACGCAGCTGGAAGAACGCGTGGACGCCAACCGCGGCGGCACCGGCAATCCTTTGTCGACGGAGGAACTCGCCACGAAGTTCCGCCTCAACGCCACCCGCACGGTCGACGCCACTCGCGCCGACCGGATCGCCGAGCTGACGCTGAGCCTGCCGGAACTGACCGATCTGAGGGTGCTGACCGGCGAACTGGGCTGA
- a CDS encoding branched-chain amino acid ABC transporter permease: protein MTTLSPQRKRLDAGMLKRGGVLAALVVLAIALALLQSGSALVVWQSVVTGILTGGLYGLIAMGLTLIFGVLDIVNFAHGALLAVAMFLAFGVVQTTGLHPYLALVASVPVLFLIGAAVHRGLLSGSGGGSLENQLLITLGLSLLLENGLLLFFGAEPRSVKLPGEIQIPLFGAVVAGSRLYAFAGAILLGALLYWLLRRTRLGTAIRAVAANGPGAELVGINVRRLHTLTFAIGTACAGAAAVLAAPLISITPTLGAQFNITAFVVVVLGGMGNVVGALVGGLLIGLVEQLTTIFLNGQSSLLGVFVVFVLVLFLRPQGLFGRRA, encoded by the coding sequence ATGACAACTCTTTCCCCACAACGGAAACGGCTCGACGCCGGGATGCTCAAACGCGGCGGTGTGCTCGCCGCGCTGGTGGTGCTGGCCATCGCGCTGGCACTGCTGCAGTCCGGCAGCGCGCTGGTGGTGTGGCAGTCGGTGGTCACCGGCATTCTCACCGGCGGGCTCTACGGCCTGATCGCGATGGGCCTGACGCTGATCTTCGGCGTGCTCGACATCGTCAACTTCGCGCACGGCGCCCTGCTCGCGGTGGCCATGTTCCTGGCCTTCGGCGTGGTGCAGACGACCGGACTGCACCCGTACCTCGCGCTCGTGGCGAGCGTGCCGGTGCTGTTCCTGATCGGCGCGGCCGTGCACCGCGGCCTGCTTTCGGGCAGCGGTGGTGGTTCGCTGGAGAACCAGCTGCTGATCACCCTCGGCCTGTCCCTGTTGCTGGAGAACGGTTTGCTGCTGTTCTTCGGTGCCGAACCACGCAGCGTGAAACTGCCGGGCGAAATCCAGATCCCGTTGTTCGGCGCGGTGGTCGCCGGTTCGCGGCTCTACGCCTTCGCGGGTGCGATCCTGCTGGGCGCGCTGCTGTACTGGCTGCTGCGCCGGACCCGGCTCGGCACCGCCATCCGCGCGGTCGCGGCGAACGGGCCCGGCGCGGAACTGGTCGGCATCAACGTCCGCCGCCTGCACACGCTCACCTTCGCCATCGGCACGGCCTGCGCCGGTGCCGCCGCGGTGCTGGCCGCGCCGCTCATCTCGATCACGCCCACGCTCGGCGCGCAGTTCAACATCACCGCGTTTGTGGTGGTGGTGCTCGGCGGCATGGGGAACGTGGTCGGCGCGCTCGTCGGCGGGCTGCTGATCGGCCTGGTCGAGCAGCTCACCACGATCTTCCTGAACGGCCAGAGTTCCCTGCTCGGCGTTTTTGTCGTCTTCGTGCTGGTGCTCTTCCTCCGCCCGCAGGGACTTTTCGGGAGGCGCGCATGA